TTCTGCAATGATAGTGGAATCTAAATTAACTATATGCCACCCTTGCTGTTTAATAAGGTTTATTGTATGTTGTAGCAGTATTTTGCTGTCAATATCTTTATATTGTGGGTCGGTGTCTGGAAAATGAACGCCAATATCTCCTAAAGCAAGTGCTCCCAAAATAGCATCTATTATTGCATGAATCAGCACATCAGCATCAGAATGACCTAAAAGCCCTTTATCATGGGGGATAGTAATTCCTCCAAGGATTAAATCTCTCCCTCCGACTAAACGATGTAAATCATATCCGATACCAATACGATATATTGCATTATGATTCGTCATTTTGAATTGTTCTCAATAAATATTCGCTTAAACCAATGTCAAAAGGTAGTGTTATTTTTATATTAATCGGGTCACCAATAACGATAGCAACATTATTTCCCATTTGTTGGACTAATGTAGCATCATCTGTAAATATTAGTCCTTTTTGTTTGGCTAATTCGTGGGCAGAAATTATAATTTCTTTACGAAATGTTTGTGGGGTTTGACATTCATAGATGTATTTTCGATTAGGTGTGTTTTTCAGAAAGAGATGTTCATCTACCTCTAATATGGTATTGATAGAGGGTATGGCAACTGTGGCAGAACCTATTGTTTTTGCTTTTTCAATAGAATCATAAACACATTGAAGTGGAACAAAGGGGCGGGCACAATCATGTATTACAACAATCTCTGTTTTTTCATTTACATGTTGTAATCCGTTATAAACTGAAAATTGTCGTTCATGTCCCCCTTCAACAAATATACAGGGCGGAAGATTGAATTTCTGGATAACTTCTTTATGAAAAGTATCAATACATACAGGAGGTGCAATTACAATGGGAGGTGCTATCCACTCTAATTTGAGTAATCGTTTTAATGTCCAGTAGAGAATAGGTTTGCCAGCAATAGGAACGAGGGCTTTCGGAATACCTTTTCCTAATCGGCTTCCGAAACCGCCTGCGGGTATGATTAATTGAGTATTCATGATACTAACGATTGAAAACGAGTAAAAATCATTCTACCAGCCGATGTTTGAAGAATACTTGTAACAATCACATTGATGGTATGTCCCAGATAAGGTTTCCCTCCATCAATGACTACCATGGTCCCATCATCTAAATAACCAATTCCCTGTCCTGTTTCTTTACCTTCTTTAATCACTTTGATTTCCATTTGTTCGTCAGGTAAAAGTATTGGCTTTAAGGCATTGGCTAAATCATTTACATTCAGGACACGAACACCTTCAATTTGTGCTACTTTATTTAAATTAAAATCTGTTGTCAAAATAGGGGCATGGTATTTTTTGGCAAGCGTAACTAACTTGGCATCAACCTCACGGACATCCTTCGGATTTTCTTCGATAATTTCTATTTGGCAATCCATTTGGGTATCT
This is a stretch of genomic DNA from Candidatus Hydrogenedens sp.. It encodes these proteins:
- the ispF gene encoding 2-C-methyl-D-erythritol 2,4-cyclodiphosphate synthase; the encoded protein is MTNHNAIYRIGIGYDLHRLVGGRDLILGGITIPHDKGLLGHSDADVLIHAIIDAILGALALGDIGVHFPDTDPQYKDIDSKILLQHTINLIKQQGWHIVNLDSTIIAEKPKLKSYIMNIRETLSQILEVPVNCISVKAKTNEGVGPEGKEEAISCFVVVLLSQSKDV
- the ispD gene encoding 2-C-methyl-D-erythritol 4-phosphate cytidylyltransferase: MNTQLIIPAGGFGSRLGKGIPKALVPIAGKPILYWTLKRLLKLEWIAPPIVIAPPVCIDTFHKEVIQKFNLPPCIFVEGGHERQFSVYNGLQHVNEKTEIVVIHDCARPFVPLQCVYDSIEKAKTIGSATVAIPSINTILEVDEHLFLKNTPNRKYIYECQTPQTFRKEIIISAHELAKQKGLIFTDDATLVQQMGNNVAIVIGDPINIKITLPFDIGLSEYLLRTIQNDES